GGAGGACAGTCGATGACGACGACGTCATATTGCTCATCGACCTGCGCCAGCGCCTCCTTCACACGGAAGAAGAACAAACCCGCGTTGCCGCGAGAAAGTGCCCGTGGCGTCTCGTGCTCGAACTCCATCAGTTCGAGATTCCCAGGAATCAGGTCGAGGTTCGGGATGTATGTCTTGCGGATCACCTCGGCGATCGGAACCGGGTCTTCATAACGAATCGCATCGTAGAGCGTACCGCCATCCAGAAGGTCGAATTCCGGCTGAACCCCATGCAAGGCCGTAAGTGAAGCCTGCGGATCAAGGTCGATCGCCAGGACACGGTAACCCTTGAGGGCCAACCGTTGAGCAAGATGCGCCGAGGAGGTCGTCTTTCCGGACCCACCCTTGAAGTTCATCACGCCGATGATCTGCAGATGGTCACCGGCGCGACGACCGGGCAGGTAGTCTCCTGGCTTTCGAGCCGTTTTCTCCAACAAAACCCGCAATTTATGGATATCTTCAGCCGAATAATGCCGCCGGTTCCCCGATGAAACTTCTGGCGACGGGCCCTTGCCATCAAGGTGGAGCTTTCTGAGGTATGAGTCGTTGACGCCCAGCAGAGCAGCAGCTTCCCCAGAGGTGAATTTGCGCATAGACTTGGATGCGTCGGGCGGGAACAGGCTCTCACGCTGCGAATGCAGCTGCGCCGCCAGCAACTCGGAGTGCTGACGGATCACGGCGTTCAGGTCTTCCTGTGTATCGGCTCTGCTCATCTGCCCTCGCGCGACCCCTTTTTCTTGCTGGGGCGTGTTCACGGATTATGGCGTTTAGTCGCCCTTTTCCGTGACTATTGCCGGAGGAGTCAGATTCGTGCAAGCTCTTTCTAAATGTGGTGTCAGCCGCTGCGTGATGCACAAGAGTGGCTCGGGTTCGTGGGCAGGCTTGTCTTAGGAACCTTTTGGATATACATTACAAGACGTATATCCGCATGGGAGGTCAAGATGCAGGTCGCAAAATGGGGTAACTCGCTGGCCGTCCGTTTGCCCGCAGAGCTCGTCCGAGAGCTTGGTCTCAAGGAGGGTGATCAGATCGACCTGGTCAAGGACGACGGACGGGTCAGAGTCCGTCGCCTTGCTCGTGCGGATGAGGTGCTGACCGGCCTGCGCCGCTTCCGGGGCAAGTTGTCCGCAGCAGAACGTCTGAGCCGCGACGACGCGCATGAGCGCTGAGTTTGCGGACACGAATGTCGTTCTTTACCTGCTCGACGACGGTCCGAAGGCCGATCGCGCCGAGGTCATCCTGGGGCAGGGGCCCCGGATCAGCGTTCAGGTTCTAAACGAGTCACTGGTGAACTGCCGCCGCAAAGCTGGCCTCAGTTGGGAGGAAGCAGCGGCCTTTCTCGAAGGCGTGCGCGCCTTGTGTCCCGTCGAGGATCTCACCGTGCAGACCCATGATGTCGGCCGCGCTTTGGCGGAACGCTACGGCTTCTCGATCTACGACGCGATGATCGTGGCCAGCGCTTTGGTTGCGGGGTGTACCACGCTGTGGAGCGAGGACATGCAAGATGGCCTGCTGGTGGAAGGCCAGCTTCGCATCGTCAACCCCTTTGCATGAGCGGACGGCTTCTGAGTCTGGTGCTGGCCTTAGCCTTGTAATCCTTCCATGTCGTGCATGATTTGCGGGGTTTCTGTACTACTCAAGCAGCCCTAGCCTCTCAGCCCGCTCCAGTAGCATCTTAACCGAAGAAGGCTGCCATCTCGTTCGGCCACGTGGTGTGCGTTCGCGCATAGATTCCAGCCGTTCACAGATCGCTTGAAGCGTGATGTCGGGATCCGCGCCCTTGATGCCAGCAATAATGGCGGGCAGGCGATCGTCCGTTTCGCGGCGCCCGGCGCGGGCCAGCACCTCGGTAGGAAGGAAGCCGTCGCGGACATAGGCCTTCACAGCGCGTATCAGGCGGCTTTGGGTCCAGCGACGCGCCTCGGGCAAGGGGCTGTTGATGATGCGCAAAACGTCTTCCCAGGCCAAATCAGGGCGCAACCGGCGCACATGCGGCACCCAATCTTGTGCCGTCTCGTTCAGACGCTCCATGTAGCCGTCCTGTCGCGCCAGCCGCACCTTGCGAAGTGCGGCTGGGTCTTTGGCCCGCAGCCCAGGGTTCCCGCCCACGCGTCCCTTTGTGCGCGCGCTGGCGAGGCCGGCCTTGGTGCGCTCCCGGATCAGGGCGCGCTCGAACTCGGCCGCAGCGCCCAGGACCTGCAGCGTGAACTTGCCTTGCGGAGAGGCGGTGTCGATGGGGTCTTGGATAGAACGAAAGAACGCCCCCTTGGCCTCCAGCCGCTCGATCACCTCCAGCAGATGCGACAGCGACCGCGCCAGTCGGTCGATCCGAACGACGACCAGCGTGTCGCCTTTGCCGATGCGTTCCAACACCCGCGCAAGCACCGGTCGCGCACGATTGCCGCCCGAGGCCTGTTCTTCATGGATCTCGGCGCAACCCGCGGATTTCAGGGCCTGCGACTGGGGCAGGGGGGTCTGATCTTCGGTCGATACGCGGGCATAACCGATCAGGGGCATCAAAACAGTCTTTTTGCAGTTTCGTATATTATTAATAAACGACCGTTTGAAAACAGATGCAAGGGCGTGCTCAGTGGCGCTCGTCATCTGTCGCGTTTAGTTCCCGATTTCAATTGAAGCAGTAAGCTGAAACTGAAGCGCTGGAATTTCACCTTAGCGCTTCACCAATGGGTCAAGAATCCTGAGCTTCACAGCCCTGCGGCTTTGGTCAGGTTCACCCGGAACCTGTCGCGCCTGCGCTGATAGCGCCGGGTCATCTCGGCCGACGCATGTCCGAGTTGCTTTTGAACATAGCGCTCATCAACCTCTGCCGACGAGGCGAGCCCGGCACGCAAGGAATGCCCCGAGAACATTGCCAACCGTTTGGCTTCCGGCAAATCGGATCTGATGCCACTCTTCATAACGGTTGCCTTGATCAGTCGCGCTATGTGCTTGTCGGAAAGGCGGGACTCGAGGGCACGCTTGCCGTCCCGCGAGGTGCGCACGAAGACCGGCCCAAAGTCGATCTTCGCAAAGTGTAGCCATTGCTCAAGCGCGTGGACGGGACAGGTCTGGCCGCTTGAGCCACGCCCGACCTCAACCTCGCGCCATCCGGTCTTGGCATTGAGGGTGAGCAGGGCGCCGCCGTCGAAGACTTCGACCCAGCCGCCGGAGTCCGGTGTATCGTCCTTATGCACATCGAGGCAGACCACCTCCGACCGGCGCAGGCCACCTGCATAGCCCAAAAGCAAGATCGCCCGGTCTCGGAGCCCGCGGAGATCGTAGGAAAGGGTGGCCACCATGGCCTGGATGTCCTCAGGCAGGATCGCTTCCTTCTGGACCGGCGGGCGCGCATGCTTGCGTTTGATCCCGGCCAGAACGGTGGCGATATGCCGGTCCTTGCGATCAAGAGTGAACCCGCGCTGTCTGTAGTTCCAGGCAAGCCCCGAGAGACGGCGCTCGATCGTGGAGACCGAAAGGGTAGGGGCCTTCCCGGTTGGTGCAGCCAGATCAGCCACATAAAGTCCAATCATCTCGGGCGCGGGGGGCAGAGGTTCCGTGCCTTTCAACCGGCACCAGCGGCTGAAGTGTTTCCAGTCGGCCGCATAGGCCTTGTTCGTGTTCCCGGCTGTCGAGGCCTCGGCGTAGCCACGGGCGGTATCGATCAGCCGGTCGAGTGCGCCGGAGCCGGCCACATTGGCGGGCAGGGCGATTGAGGCTCGGTCCCGAGAGGTTCTCTTGTCGTGTTCGTCACCGTTCAACGAGTCATAGGACGCTGAGCTCGAAATCTCTGCGCCAGACGCGTCGGAATCCTCGATTTTGGTGCTGTTATTCGTAGGACTGCTCATGTTTTCGAGCATATCATTTTTACGCCCGATAATGCAAGATTATCGGACATCATGGCAAAAGATAGAGCGAGGCGTTTTCTGTGCTATTTTCTGGAGCAAAGCGCCGCGATGGTTTAGGCTTCAGTCATGACATTTGCCCGACCGGAACACTCCATCGACACAGACACTCTACCCCGGATGCCCGCATGGGTCACCTCGGCACGTCCTGAAGCCTTTGAAGATGTGGCGTTTTTGTCAGGTGCAGCGCTTACTCACCTGTATCATGTGTTTGCACGAGACGATGTCCCCCAAGCATTGTTGCGGGACCGGCTGGCCCTGCACGCCGCAGAGGCATGCGTGGCGCTTTCCGGTCGGATGGAGAGGGCGGGGGAATTGCGCGACGCGGTGCACCTCCTGCGTCCCGGCGACCTTCCCGGTCCGGCAGGCGAAACCTACCTTGCCTGGCGTCGCGCGGTGGAACGGTCGGTGTCGGTCAAGGCTTTGAGCCGAGCTTTACCGACCATCGAGTCTTGCCAGATCGCCACGTGGCTGGATGCGGGAAATGGGGCACCGCTGACCCGTACCGCGGTGGTGCTGGATGCTGTCCTGACGGAGGCACCCCGTGCCGAAGTCCCGGCGTTGATCCTCGCGGACGCCGCCCTCGCCCAGGCGCTTGGTTGGGATCATGTCGTGCCGCTGCTGGCCGCGGGTTTGAAACGCACAGACCTGCGCAAGCGGGGTGACGATTTGCGCCTAGCCTGTCATCGCGCAGTGACCGCATCCGCGGTCGAGGCCGCGCGTCTGGCTGTCGATCTCGCGCGTCGGGCTTCGCTTTTGAAAGGAGTTGCACCAAAGCTTCGGGCCAAGGGGGCAGGGGCGGCGGTGAAAATATTCCTGACGCAGGACGCCGTGGCGCCCAGTGCCCTGCCTTTGCCGGACCGCGCGGCGCGGCGGCTCTGTGACCGGCTTGTCGATCTCGGCGCGGTCCGCGAGCTAACCGGGCGCGACACATTCCGGCTCTACGGGGTGTAGCCATGAGCATGGACAGCGAAAGTGGGAACCGGTTTCGCGGTTCGGACATGCGACCGGAAAGGAAGTCGAAGGATCGACCAGAAGCTGAGCTTGATCGCGAGTTGCTCGACCTGCCACCGGAGTTGCGCTGGCGGGAATGGATGCGCCGGATCGAGGCGGTGCTGTTTGCCTCTGCCTCGCCTGTACCGCGCGAGGATCTGGCGCGCATAGTGGGGCAGGGGACTTCGGTTGATCTGCTGTTGGAAGACCTTGCCGCTGATCTGGAAGGGCGGGCGTTCGAGATTGCCATGGTCGCAGGGGGGGTGGATGTTCCGGACGCGGCCTGTTTACGCGCCTGCGATCCGCGCCGCAGCGGATGTCGGAGACCAGTTGCTGGACCTGAACGAGTTCGACGTCGCGATTTTGGCGGCCATCGCCTACCACCAGCCGATCACCCGCGATGGGCTCAAAGACATCTTTGGCAAAGAGATCAGCCGGGACCTGATCGGAAGGCTGCATGCGCAGGGTCTGATTGGAACTGGGCCGCGCGCGCCGCGTCGTGGTGCCCCCTATACCTTCGTGACCACAGACGCGTTCCTCTCAGCTTTCGGGATGGAGAGCTTGCGCGACCTGCCAGACGCTGAACAGCTGAATGACGCTGGGCTGGCCGCGCGCCCTTGAAACCTGCTTCAGACCATCAGGGCACCTGCCGCTGCTGATGGAGCCGCGCGGCCGCCTGAACGAGATCCGCCAAATGCGGGCCAGCGGTGGTAGAGCAAGGCCCAGCTTTGGGCCGAGGCAGGACGGCATCGCTGAAGGATGTGACCAGTCCGCTCCAAGCTGGCGCAGCCTGAGCGACGCGTTTCCAATAAGAGATCGCGGGACTTCTTCGCGTTCCGAAAGGCGTCGACCGCCCTTCCGTCAATTGCCGAAGCAGATGATAGCGATCTCGATGAGGGAGGCGCGCGATGGACATGCGCTGTTTACCAAATTGAAAGCAGGCTGATCCAAGAAGGTCCGGGAGAGATCGCCCCTCTGCCATTCGATGCCCTGCTGCATGCAAACGAAGCAGATCGTCGATCAGGCGCTCCAGACGCCGAACTCCGTTGGCGGCGGGACGGGTGCGTTTGCAGAGGGCCGCGCCGCACCAGGCGCAGATCTGATGCGGCACAAGACGCTTCTGGCTGAACGGAGCCAATCCTTGTCCGCAAGACGGGCACCTGTCTCGAAGCCGACAACCGTGACGAAAGCAAGAAACGCGTGTCGCCAGGCTCCAGCCTCGGCGAAAATAGGGCGTTTCGTCTTCCGCCAGACAGGCCGGGCAGAATTGCAGCCAGGTCGCCTGCGTCTTTGGTGCGCAACTCTGCTGAGGCGATGCCCGCAGGGGCAAACGCAACCGGGCAAGGGGTCAGGAGCAATGGTCAGAGCCGCGATGTCTTCCAAGGGTATGTGGTATGTTCTCCCAGAAACTGCAGAATGCGATCTGGCA
The Puniceibacterium sp. IMCC21224 DNA segment above includes these coding regions:
- the repA gene encoding plasmid partitioning protein RepA: MSRADTQEDLNAVIRQHSELLAAQLHSQRESLFPPDASKSMRKFTSGEAAALLGVNDSYLRKLHLDGKGPSPEVSSGNRRHYSAEDIHKLRVLLEKTARKPGDYLPGRRAGDHLQIIGVMNFKGGSGKTTSSAHLAQRLALKGYRVLAIDLDPQASLTALHGVQPEFDLLDGGTLYDAIRYEDPVPIAEVIRKTYIPNLDLIPGNLELMEFEHETPRALSRGNAGLFFFRVKEALAQVDEQYDVVVIDCPPQLGFLTMSALSAATGVLVTIHPEMLDVMSMSQFLRMTADLMDVIADSGADMSHDWMRYLLTRYEPTDAPQNRIVAFLRTMYGDKVLNAPMLKSTAISDAGLTKQTLYEVERSAFTRTTYDRAIESLNAVNDEITQLIQKTWGR
- a CDS encoding AbrB/MazE/SpoVT family DNA-binding domain-containing protein, encoding MQVAKWGNSLAVRLPAELVRELGLKEGDQIDLVKDDGRVRVRRLARADEVLTGLRRFRGKLSAAERLSRDDAHER
- a CDS encoding PIN domain-containing protein — encoded protein: MSAEFADTNVVLYLLDDGPKADRAEVILGQGPRISVQVLNESLVNCRRKAGLSWEEAAAFLEGVRALCPVEDLTVQTHDVGRALAERYGFSIYDAMIVASALVAGCTTLWSEDMQDGLLVEGQLRIVNPFA
- a CDS encoding recombinase family protein, encoding MPLIGYARVSTEDQTPLPQSQALKSAGCAEIHEEQASGGNRARPVLARVLERIGKGDTLVVVRIDRLARSLSHLLEVIERLEAKGAFFRSIQDPIDTASPQGKFTLQVLGAAAEFERALIRERTKAGLASARTKGRVGGNPGLRAKDPAALRKVRLARQDGYMERLNETAQDWVPHVRRLRPDLAWEDVLRIINSPLPEARRWTQSRLIRAVKAYVRDGFLPTEVLARAGRRETDDRLPAIIAGIKGADPDITLQAICERLESMRERTPRGRTRWQPSSVKMLLERAERLGLLE
- a CDS encoding tyrosine-type recombinase/integrase — protein: MSSPTNNSTKIEDSDASGAEISSSASYDSLNGDEHDKRTSRDRASIALPANVAGSGALDRLIDTARGYAEASTAGNTNKAYAADWKHFSRWCRLKGTEPLPPAPEMIGLYVADLAAPTGKAPTLSVSTIERRLSGLAWNYRQRGFTLDRKDRHIATVLAGIKRKHARPPVQKEAILPEDIQAMVATLSYDLRGLRDRAILLLGYAGGLRRSEVVCLDVHKDDTPDSGGWVEVFDGGALLTLNAKTGWREVEVGRGSSGQTCPVHALEQWLHFAKIDFGPVFVRTSRDGKRALESRLSDKHIARLIKATVMKSGIRSDLPEAKRLAMFSGHSLRAGLASSAEVDERYVQKQLGHASAEMTRRYQRRRDRFRVNLTKAAGL
- a CDS encoding DUF1403 family protein, with product MTFARPEHSIDTDTLPRMPAWVTSARPEAFEDVAFLSGAALTHLYHVFARDDVPQALLRDRLALHAAEACVALSGRMERAGELRDAVHLLRPGDLPGPAGETYLAWRRAVERSVSVKALSRALPTIESCQIATWLDAGNGAPLTRTAVVLDAVLTEAPRAEVPALILADAALAQALGWDHVVPLLAAGLKRTDLRKRGDDLRLACHRAVTASAVEAARLAVDLARRASLLKGVAPKLRAKGAGAAVKIFLTQDAVAPSALPLPDRAARRLCDRLVDLGAVRELTGRDTFRLYGV
- a CDS encoding TniQ family protein, encoding MRLPLRASPQQSCAPKTQATWLQFCPACLAEDETPYFRRGWSLATRVSCFRHGCRLRDRCPSCGQGLAPFSQKRLVPHQICAWCGAALCKRTRPAANGVRRLERLIDDLLRLHAAGHRMAEGRSLPDLLGSACFQFGKQRMSIARLPHRDRYHLLRQLTEGRSTPFGTRRSPAISYWKRVAQAAPAWSGLVTSFSDAVLPRPKAGPCSTTAGPHLADLVQAAARLHQQRQVP